The DNA sequence CCTCTTGCAAGTAAAGAACACAGAGAACTAATCATGTCAATACTGGAGTAAATACCAACGCCGAAGGTTGCTGCAAAGAAACTCAATGCACTGACAACAACTGACTGCAGTGAACTATTCAATGCAACAGAAACTGCCTCACGTTTTTCCGCTCCTCTGCTTCTAGCCCTTTTATATTTATTCGTCATAAGAATTGCATAGTCAACCGTTGCACCTAACTGAATGGTTCCTATTACAATAGACGCAATGAACGGCAACACTGTTCCTGTATAAGTTGGAATTCCCATGTTAATAAAAATTGCAAACTCAATAACTGCTACCAAAATGACCGGAAGTGATATGGACTTCAACACTACTGCAATGATGATAAAGATTAATAAAATAGATACTGCACTTACTGTCTTAAAGTCTTTATCTGTAATCGTAATCAAGTCTTCCGTACATGGTGCTTCACCAATCAACATTGCACTCTTATCATATTTTTTTATAATTTCTTTAATAGCATCGCACTGTGCATTAACTTCATCAGAAGCTGTTTTATATTCTGACATAATATAAATCATCTGATATGTTCCATTGTCCAATGTCTTTAACATCTCATCCGGAATTACTTCCTTTGGAATTGCCGGACCAATCAATGCATCCTCACCCAGTACCACTGCCACACCGTCTAAATCCTTGATTTCATTAATCATCGCGGATGCATCTTTCGATGCCAGATTACTGTCTGCCAAAATGATATGTGTTGCTCCCATATCAAAATCTTCTTCCAGCTTATTGTTTGCCTGAACACTTGCCAAATTGTCCGGAAGCGTTCCTGCTAAATCATAGTACACATCATTGTGTGTATATCCATATAGTGCCGGTCCTAATATTACCAAAAACAATACAATAAATATAACGTATTTCTTTGTTACAAAATTACCAATCTTTCCAAGATCCGGTATAATTGCTCTATGTTTTGTCTTTTCAATTGCCTTATCAAACACAAGAATCATGGAAGGAAGAATTGTTACACATCCGATAACTCCAATTACAACTCCCTTTGCCATTACAATACCAAGGTCCAAACCTAAGGTAAATGTCATAAAGCACATAGCAAGAAATCCGGCAACTGTTGTAATAGAACTTCCTACAACGGAAGAAATTGTATTGGAAATTGCATGTGCCATAGCACGATTTTTATCTCCCGGGAATCGCTCCTGATTCTCTTGGTAACTGTGCCACAGGAAAATAGAATAATCCATAGTTACTGCCAACTGTAATACTGCTGCAAGTGACTGAGTAATAAAGGATATTTCACCACTTACAAAGTTTGTACCCAGGTTATAAAGAATCGACATTCCGATACTTAATAGGAAAAATACCGGTAACATGAAAGAATCCATAGTCAACGCAAGCACTAAAGCAGACAATCCTGCTGCTATAATTACATACATAATTGCTTCGCTGTTACAAATCTTTTTAATATCTGTTACTGTTGCTGACATACCACTTAAGAAACACTGTTCCTTGGTAAGTCCTCTAATTTCCTCAATCGCATCCATTGTCTCGTCTGCTGACATAGACGTATCAAAAGTAACAATCATTAACGTACTGTTCTTTTCTTCATTATTGAATGCATCCGTTACTTCTTCCGGAAGAATATCCATAGGAATTGAAATGTCTGCCAAAGTGTCATACCAAATGACCTCTTTTACATGTTCCACATCTCGCATCTGCTCTTCCAAAGCAACGACTCCCTTTTCATCCATGCCTTCCACAACGCATAGGGAAAATGCTCCTGTTTCAAATTCATCCAGCAGAATCTCCTGCCCTTTCATTGTTTCTATGTCGTCCGGCAGATATGATAAAATATCATAATTAATTCTGGTATTTACATATCCAAAAGCAGCCGGTATCAGTAACAGGAAACTGATAATCAGAATTGGTATTCTGAACTTAACGACTTTTTTTCCAAACTTAATCATTTTTTCACACTCGCTTTCCTTTTTTCTATTGAGCAGTATAAAAAAAAAGATTGAATAAATACATATTCAATCTTTCTTGCATGTATATTTTAAATATACATTTTTATGAATTTGTCGTTTTACTTTTTACACATGTAAAAAATTGTATATATTAGACACACAATTTATAATTCTTTCAGCACCTCATTCATTGGGGTAGACATAATGTAATTATAAATATCTGTAATCTCTCTAGGCGTTACGCTCATCCCAGTTTCTATCCAGTTCACAATCATAAAACACATGGATTGTGCATAAAACTCTGCCACACTCTCCGGTGTCAACCATGGATATTTACTCTTTTTTTCCGTCTTCCCCTCTTGTTGCAATGACAATACTTCCAAAAGAGTCTCCATAATACATTTCTTTACAATACTTTCAAACGAATTCTGCCCCTCCAACTTTACTGCTTTTCCGTAAAAATCCTTTTCCTTCTCCAGCGTAGTAAACGTTAGCATAAGCCCCTCATCTATCATATCTGCCATTATTAAGGGGCGAATAGGCTCTAAAATCTGTTTCTTGATAATCCACTCTAATAACTCATATTTATCTTGAAAGTGATTATAAAAGGTTGGACGAATCACTCCCGCCTTATCCGTAATCTCCTTGATTGTAATCTTCTCAATAGGTTGCTGACAAGCCAGTTCCTTAAAACTCTCTGCCAGCAGTACATCTATTGTCTCCTTTATCTGTGCTGCCACACCTTCACCGTCCTGTTGTAAATTCCCGCTTGCAGTTAGCTACTCTACATTAAAAGTTCTAAAATCGTCAAGCATCTCGCTGCTTCATCTGACTTCAAATCAATAATTTCTCCATCCGGTATTACCTTCACCTTAGGCCGCAGAATAAAGTCCCGATAATTCTCCATTACTACTGCTGTTCTTCCATCAGAAAGTTCTACTTCACATCCTACCGGATAAACAGAAATCTTACGCATAAAGATATTCACTAATTCGGGATCGAACTCTGCTCCGGCATTTGCCATAATGTACTCTACTGCCTCTGAAGGAGAAACCGCCTCATGATAAGGTACCTTGGAAGTCAATGCATCATACACATCCACCAGTTTTATAATTCTTGCATAAATCGAAATCTCTGTGCCGGATTTCTGCTGTGGATA is a window from the Roseburia sp. 499 genome containing:
- a CDS encoding efflux RND transporter permease subunit, whose translation is MIKFGKKVVKFRIPILIISFLLLIPAAFGYVNTRINYDILSYLPDDIETMKGQEILLDEFETGAFSLCVVEGMDEKGVVALEEQMRDVEHVKEVIWYDTLADISIPMDILPEEVTDAFNNEEKNSTLMIVTFDTSMSADETMDAIEEIRGLTKEQCFLSGMSATVTDIKKICNSEAIMYVIIAAGLSALVLALTMDSFMLPVFFLLSIGMSILYNLGTNFVSGEISFITQSLAAVLQLAVTMDYSIFLWHSYQENQERFPGDKNRAMAHAISNTISSVVGSSITTVAGFLAMCFMTFTLGLDLGIVMAKGVVIGVIGCVTILPSMILVFDKAIEKTKHRAIIPDLGKIGNFVTKKYVIFIVLFLVILGPALYGYTHNDVYYDLAGTLPDNLASVQANNKLEEDFDMGATHIILADSNLASKDASAMINEIKDLDGVAVVLGEDALIGPAIPKEVIPDEMLKTLDNGTYQMIYIMSEYKTASDEVNAQCDAIKEIIKKYDKSAMLIGEAPCTEDLITITDKDFKTVSAVSILLIFIIIAVVLKSISLPVILVAVIEFAIFINMGIPTYTGTVLPFIASIVIGTIQLGATVDYAILMTNKYKRARSRGAEKREAVSVALNSSLQSVVVSALSFFAATFGVGIYSSIDMISSLCSLLARGAIISLFVVAFILPAMFMVFDKLILHTSKGFKPEISEK
- a CDS encoding TetR/AcrR family transcriptional regulator C-terminal domain-containing protein, which codes for MAAQIKETIDVLLAESFKELACQQPIEKITIKEITDKAGVIRPTFYNHFQDKYELLEWIIKKQILEPIRPLIMADMIDEGLMLTFTTLEKEKDFYGKAVKLEGQNSFESIVKKCIMETLLEVLSLQQEGKTEKKSKYPWLTPESVAEFYAQSMCFMIVNWIETGMSVTPREITDIYNYIMSTPMNEVLKEL